A DNA window from Tachysurus vachellii isolate PV-2020 chromosome 20, HZAU_Pvac_v1, whole genome shotgun sequence contains the following coding sequences:
- the trim3b gene encoding tripartite motif-containing protein 3b isoform X2 yields MSVTMAKRETGSTSPVVRQIDKQFLVCSICLDHFHNPKVLPCLHTFCERCLQNYIPPQSLTLSCPVCRQTSILPEKGVAALQNNFFITNLMEVLQRDPGCSRPEACNVLESVSAAAAGKPLSCPNHEGKVMEFYCESCETAMCLDCTEGEHREHVTVPLRDVLEQHKAALKNQLDAIRNRLPQLTAAIELVTEISRQLMERKTEAVNEISSTFEELERVLHQRKTALITDLENICSSKQKVLQSQLLSLQQAKEHIESSCSFTEQALSHGGAAEVLLMQKQMGERAGALACHTFPERPHENGHLQCRLETEGLRRSIQNLGVLITTSAVGHTSVATGEGLRHGIIGQHSTITVTTKDKEGELVRSGNALLKGDITGPEGSKAVEVEVADNKNGTYEVGYTLRSEGEYSFSLMLYGQPVRGSPFRLRAVKPSDVPQSPEDVKRRVKSPSGSGGHIRQKAVRRPSSMYSTTKKKENPIEDELIYRVGTRGREKGEFTNLQGISTFSGRVVVADSNNQCIQVFTNDGQFKLRFGVRGRSPGQLQRPTGVAVDMNGDIIVADYDNRWISIFSSEGKFKNKIGAGRLMGPKGISVDRNGHIIAVDNKACCVFIFQSNGKLVTRFGARGSLDRQFAGPHFVAVNNKNEIIVTDFHNHSVKVFSADGEFLFKFGSHGEGNGQFNAPTGVAVDANGNIIVADWGNSRIQVFDSSGSFLSYINTSADPLYGPQGLALTSEGHVVVADSGNHCFKVYRYLQ; encoded by the exons ATGTCTGTCACCATGGCTAAGCGTGAGACTGGCAGCACAAGTCCAGTGGTGCGGCAAATAGACAAGCAGTTCCTGGTCTGCAGCATCTGCCTCGATCACTTCCACAACCCCAAAGTGCTACCCTGCTTACACACCTTCTGCGAACG GTGCTTACAGAACTACATCCCACCCCAGTCACTGACGCTGTCGTGTCCAGTGTGCCGACAGACCTCCATCCTGCCCGAAAAAGGTGTAGCAGCACTGCAGAATAACTTTTTTATTACCAATCTCATGGAGGTGCTTCAGAGGGATCCAGGATGTTCTCGTCCTGAGGCGTGCAATGTGCTGGAGTCTGTGAGTGCAGCAGCTGCTGGGAAGCCTCTTTCCTGCCCAAATCATGAGGGCAAG GTGATGGAGTTTTACTGTGAGTCGTGCGAAACAGCCATGTGTTTAGATTGCACAGAAGGGGAACACAGAGAACATGTCACTGTCCCACTGAGGGATGTTCTGGAACAGCACAAAGCAGCACTGAAGAATCAGCTGGATGCCATTCGCAACAG ATTGCCTCAGTTGACGGCTGCAATTGAACTGGTGACTGAGATCTCCAGGCAGCTGATGGAACGAAAGACTGAAGCAGTGAATGAGATAAGCAGTACATTTGAGGAGCTGGAGCGTGTTCTGCACCAACGTAAGACTGCCCTCATCACTGACCTAGAGAACATCTGCAGCTCCAAACAGAAG GTGCTGCAGTCCCAGTTGTTATCCCTGCAGCAGGCGAAAGAACATATTGAGAGTAGCTGCAGCTTCACAGAGCAGGCTCTGAGCCATGGAGGTGCTGCCGAGGTGCTTCTTATGCAGAAGCAGATGGGGGAGCGTGCAGGCGCTCTGGCCTGTCACACCTTCCCTGAACGGCCGCATGAGAACGGACACCTGCAGTGCCGCCTAGAGACAGAGGGCCTGCGCCGCTCCATCCAGAATCTTGGGGTCCTGATCACCACTAGTGCTGTTGGACACACTAGTGTGGCCACCGGAGAGGGCCTGAGGCACGGCATCATCGGCCAACACAGCACCATCACCGTTACCACCAAGGACAAGGAAGGAGAACTGGTGCGAAGCGGTAATGCACTTCTAAAAGGAGATATCACAGGGCCGGAAGGAAGCAAAGCAGTCGAGGTGGAGGTAGCGGACAATAAAAACGGCACATATGAAGTGGGCTACACGCTGAGGAGCGAGGGAGAGTATTCTTTCTCACTGATGCTTTATGGCCAGCCTGTGAGAGGGAGTCCATTCAGACTGCGGGCCGTGAAGCCCAGCGACGTTCCTCAGTCTCCAGAGGACGTGAAAAGGAGGGTGAAGTCACCCAGTGGAAGTGGAGGACATATCAGGCAGAAAGCTGTACGAAGACCCTCCAGCATGTACAGCACCACTAAGAAGAAGGAGAATCCTATTGAGGATGAGCTTATCTACAGAGTAG gcacgagaggcagagagaagggCGAGTTCACTAATCTTCAAGGTATCTCTACCTTCAGTGGGAGAGTTGTAGTAGCAGACAGCAACAACCAGTGTATTCAG GTGTTTACTAACGATGGACAGTTTAAGCTGAGGTTTGGCGTGCGAGGCCGGTCACCAGGGCAGCTGCAAAGACCCACGGGAGTGGCAGTAGACATGAACGGAGACATCATAGTAGCTGATTATGATAATCGATGGATAAGCATCTTCTCCTCAGAAGGGAAGTTTAAG AATAAAATCGGTGCCGGGAGGCTAATGGGGCCAAAGGGCATTTCGGTGGATCGGAACGGTCACATCATTGCTGTAGATAACAAGGCATGCTGCGTCTTCATCTTCCAGTCCAACGGGAAACTGGTTACCAGGTTCGGTGCAAGGGGCTCGTTGGACAGACAGTTTGCAG GTCCACACTTTGTGGCTGTCAACAACAAGAATGAAATCATAGTAACAGACTTTCATAACCACTCGGTGAAG GTGTTCAGTGCAGATGGTGAGTTCCTCTTTAAATTTGGCTCACATGGTGAAGGAAATGGGCAGTTTAATGCCCCAACAGGAGTTGCTGTTGATGCAAATGGGAACATCATTGTAGCAGACTGGGGTAACAGCAGGATACAG gtgtttGACAGCTCAGGCTCTTTCCTGTCCTACATAAACACGAGTGCAGACCCACTGTATGGGCCGCAGGGTTTGGCGCTGACGTCTGAAGGTCACGTGGTTGTTGCAGACTCGGGGAACCACTGTTTTAAAGTGTATCGCTATCTGCAGTAG
- the trim3b gene encoding tripartite motif-containing protein 3b isoform X1 has protein sequence MSVTMAKRETGSTSPVVRQIDKQFLVCSICLDHFHNPKVLPCLHTFCERCLQNYIPPQSLTLSCPVCRQTSILPEKGVAALQNNFFITNLMEVLQRDPGCSRPEACNVLESVSAAAAGKPLSCPNHEGKVMEFYCESCETAMCLDCTEGEHREHVTVPLRDVLEQHKAALKNQLDAIRNRLPQLTAAIELVTEISRQLMERKTEAVNEISSTFEELERVLHQRKTALITDLENICSSKQKVLQSQLLSLQQAKEHIESSCSFTEQALSHGGAAEVLLMQKQMGERAGALACHTFPERPHENGHLQCRLETEGLRRSIQNLGVLITTSAVGHTSVATGEGLRHGIIGQHSTITVTTKDKEGELVRSGNALLKGDITGPEGSKAVEVEVADNKNGTYEVGYTLRSEGEYSFSLMLYGQPVRGSPFRLRAVKPSDVPQSPEDVKRRVKSPSGSGGHIRQKAVRRPSSMYSTTKKKENPIEDELIYRVGTRGREKGEFTNLQGISTFSGRVVVADSNNQCIQVFTNDGQFKLRFGVRGRSPGQLQRPTGVAVDMNGDIIVADYDNRWISIFSSEGKFKNKIGAGRLMGPKGISVDRNGHIIAVDNKACCVFIFQSNGKLVTRFGARGSLDRQFAEKSGSNFKQEQKLSKSGPGFSPHFVAVNNKNEIIVTDFHNHSVKVFSADGEFLFKFGSHGEGNGQFNAPTGVAVDANGNIIVADWGNSRIQVFDSSGSFLSYINTSADPLYGPQGLALTSEGHVVVADSGNHCFKVYRYLQ, from the exons ATGTCTGTCACCATGGCTAAGCGTGAGACTGGCAGCACAAGTCCAGTGGTGCGGCAAATAGACAAGCAGTTCCTGGTCTGCAGCATCTGCCTCGATCACTTCCACAACCCCAAAGTGCTACCCTGCTTACACACCTTCTGCGAACG GTGCTTACAGAACTACATCCCACCCCAGTCACTGACGCTGTCGTGTCCAGTGTGCCGACAGACCTCCATCCTGCCCGAAAAAGGTGTAGCAGCACTGCAGAATAACTTTTTTATTACCAATCTCATGGAGGTGCTTCAGAGGGATCCAGGATGTTCTCGTCCTGAGGCGTGCAATGTGCTGGAGTCTGTGAGTGCAGCAGCTGCTGGGAAGCCTCTTTCCTGCCCAAATCATGAGGGCAAG GTGATGGAGTTTTACTGTGAGTCGTGCGAAACAGCCATGTGTTTAGATTGCACAGAAGGGGAACACAGAGAACATGTCACTGTCCCACTGAGGGATGTTCTGGAACAGCACAAAGCAGCACTGAAGAATCAGCTGGATGCCATTCGCAACAG ATTGCCTCAGTTGACGGCTGCAATTGAACTGGTGACTGAGATCTCCAGGCAGCTGATGGAACGAAAGACTGAAGCAGTGAATGAGATAAGCAGTACATTTGAGGAGCTGGAGCGTGTTCTGCACCAACGTAAGACTGCCCTCATCACTGACCTAGAGAACATCTGCAGCTCCAAACAGAAG GTGCTGCAGTCCCAGTTGTTATCCCTGCAGCAGGCGAAAGAACATATTGAGAGTAGCTGCAGCTTCACAGAGCAGGCTCTGAGCCATGGAGGTGCTGCCGAGGTGCTTCTTATGCAGAAGCAGATGGGGGAGCGTGCAGGCGCTCTGGCCTGTCACACCTTCCCTGAACGGCCGCATGAGAACGGACACCTGCAGTGCCGCCTAGAGACAGAGGGCCTGCGCCGCTCCATCCAGAATCTTGGGGTCCTGATCACCACTAGTGCTGTTGGACACACTAGTGTGGCCACCGGAGAGGGCCTGAGGCACGGCATCATCGGCCAACACAGCACCATCACCGTTACCACCAAGGACAAGGAAGGAGAACTGGTGCGAAGCGGTAATGCACTTCTAAAAGGAGATATCACAGGGCCGGAAGGAAGCAAAGCAGTCGAGGTGGAGGTAGCGGACAATAAAAACGGCACATATGAAGTGGGCTACACGCTGAGGAGCGAGGGAGAGTATTCTTTCTCACTGATGCTTTATGGCCAGCCTGTGAGAGGGAGTCCATTCAGACTGCGGGCCGTGAAGCCCAGCGACGTTCCTCAGTCTCCAGAGGACGTGAAAAGGAGGGTGAAGTCACCCAGTGGAAGTGGAGGACATATCAGGCAGAAAGCTGTACGAAGACCCTCCAGCATGTACAGCACCACTAAGAAGAAGGAGAATCCTATTGAGGATGAGCTTATCTACAGAGTAG gcacgagaggcagagagaagggCGAGTTCACTAATCTTCAAGGTATCTCTACCTTCAGTGGGAGAGTTGTAGTAGCAGACAGCAACAACCAGTGTATTCAG GTGTTTACTAACGATGGACAGTTTAAGCTGAGGTTTGGCGTGCGAGGCCGGTCACCAGGGCAGCTGCAAAGACCCACGGGAGTGGCAGTAGACATGAACGGAGACATCATAGTAGCTGATTATGATAATCGATGGATAAGCATCTTCTCCTCAGAAGGGAAGTTTAAG AATAAAATCGGTGCCGGGAGGCTAATGGGGCCAAAGGGCATTTCGGTGGATCGGAACGGTCACATCATTGCTGTAGATAACAAGGCATGCTGCGTCTTCATCTTCCAGTCCAACGGGAAACTGGTTACCAGGTTCGGTGCAAGGGGCTCGTTGGACAGACAGTTTGCAG aaAAAAGTGGTTCAAACTTTAAACAGGAGCAAAAGCTTAGTAAATCTGGCCCTGGGTTCA GTCCACACTTTGTGGCTGTCAACAACAAGAATGAAATCATAGTAACAGACTTTCATAACCACTCGGTGAAG GTGTTCAGTGCAGATGGTGAGTTCCTCTTTAAATTTGGCTCACATGGTGAAGGAAATGGGCAGTTTAATGCCCCAACAGGAGTTGCTGTTGATGCAAATGGGAACATCATTGTAGCAGACTGGGGTAACAGCAGGATACAG gtgtttGACAGCTCAGGCTCTTTCCTGTCCTACATAAACACGAGTGCAGACCCACTGTATGGGCCGCAGGGTTTGGCGCTGACGTCTGAAGGTCACGTGGTTGTTGCAGACTCGGGGAACCACTGTTTTAAAGTGTATCGCTATCTGCAGTAG
- the trim47 gene encoding E3 ubiquitin-protein ligase TRIM47 isoform X1 — protein sequence MATAQDTKGELQKELVCAICLDYFDDPVILKCGHNFCRMCILMHWEENGGDDIGYQCPECRMVFGKMSFTKNYLVKNLVDKLSEFECLKTCRPPAPAKPAKTDGKCERHHEELKLYCHTDRKPICVVCRESRDHRLHDVAPVPEVVEDMKGGLKLRLIKLNWQKSMCSRVKATDEQAKADVKLKKQALKEKIEDDVGALVQFLLDEKDRLLERLEAEEASTISLIDENLKLVESEAAKVDKAIAEIQNQLSEVAKFEFSYGCLFQSISKAYSSPSHVNLTVQAVNCPPDFTEFTGPFQLILWKKMMHVLHTMPQNLTLDLDTAHPSLAISDFDTKVEEGRARSHEPDLPCRFTRFFGVLATAQYSSGQHYWEVDVRDKGVWYLGVTTARSNRKGFVSLSPSAGYWSLSLHDRLYANEEDARVPVADYWSSPRVGVFLDYERGHVAFYDAVTMKRVYSFAAYFDEPVSPFFSPGKNDPGSRLQICHYY from the exons ATGGCTACCGCTCAGGATACAAAGGGGGAATTACAGAAGGAATTGGTTTGTGCCATTTGCCTGGATTATTTTGACGACCCAGTCATTTTAAAATGCGGTCACAACTTTTGCCGCATGTGCATTTTAATGCACTGGGAAGAAAACGGAGGAGACGACATCGGCTATCAGTGTCCAGAGTGTCGGATG GTGTTTGGCAAAATGAGCTTCACAAAGAACTACCTGGTGAAGAACCTGGTGGACAAACTGAGTGAGTTTGAGTGTCTGAAGACGTGTAGGCCTCCTGCACCGGCCAAACCAGCCAAAACGGATGGTAAATGTGAGAGACACCACGAGGAGCTTAAACTCTACtgccacacagacagaaagccCATCTGTGTGGTGTGCAGAGAGTCGAGAGATCACAG GCTCCATGACGTTGCTCCTGTACCTGAAGTTGTTGAGGACATGAAG GGGGGCCTAAAGCTGAGGCTCATCAAACTAAACTGGCAAAAGTCTATGTGTAGCCGAGTTAAAGCCACAGATGAGCAAGCCAAAGCAGATGTCAAA CTAAAGAAGCAAGCTCtgaaggagaagattgaggatgATGTGGGAGCCCTGGTGCAGTTCCTGCTGGATGAAAAGGACAGATTGTTGGAGAGGCTGGAGGCAGAGGAGGCATCTACTATATCACTGATAGATGAGAATCTGAAACTGGTGGAAAGTGAGGCGGCTAAAGTGGACAAGGCCATCGCTGAAATTCAGAACCAGCTCAGCGAGGTAGCAAAATTTGAG TTCTCTTATGGATGTCTTTTTCAGAGCATCAGCAAAGCATATTCAAG CCCAAGTCATGTTAACCTTACAGTACAGGCAGTGAACTGTCCTCCTGATTTTACCGAATTCACTGGACCCTTTCAGCTCATCTTGTGGAAGAAGATGATGCATGTGCTGCATACAA TGCCTCAGAACCTGACGCTGGATCTGGACACAGCACATCCATCTTTGGCCATTAGCGACTTCGATACAAAGGTAGAGGAGGGCCGAGCACGCTCGCACGAACCCGACCTCCCATGTCGCTTCACGCGCTTCTTTGGTGTGTTAGCTACTGCGCAGTACTCCAGTGGCCAACACTACTGGGAGGTAGATGTGAGGGACAAAGGAGTGTGGTACCTGGGTGTGACAACAGCACGGAGCAACCGCAAGGGCTTTGTTAGTCTGTCACCATCAGCTGGATACTGGAGCCTGAGCCTACACGACCGCTTGTACGCCAATGAAGAGGACGCACGCGTGCCTGTGGCTGATTACTGGAGCTCTCCACGTGTTGGTGTCTTCCTTGACTATGAGCGTGGCCATGTGGCTTTTTATGACGCCGTCACCATGAAGCGGGTCTACAGCTTCGCGGCATACTTTGACGAACCTGTCTCACCCTTCTTCAGCCCTGGCAAGAATGACCCGGGCAGCCGTCTGCAGATCTGCCACTATTACTGA
- the trim47 gene encoding E3 ubiquitin-protein ligase TRIM47 isoform X2, producing the protein MATAQDTKGELQKELVCAICLDYFDDPVILKCGHNFCRMCILMHWEENGGDDIGYQCPECRMVFGKMSFTKNYLVKNLVDKLSEFECLKTCRPPAPAKPAKTDGKCERHHEELKLYCHTDRKPICVVCRESRDHRLHDVAPVPEVVEDMKGGLKLRLIKLNWQKSMCSRVKATDEQAKADVKLKKQALKEKIEDDVGALVQFLLDEKDRLLERLEAEEASTISLIDENLKLVESEAAKVDKAIAEIQNQLSEVAKFESISKAYSSPSHVNLTVQAVNCPPDFTEFTGPFQLILWKKMMHVLHTMPQNLTLDLDTAHPSLAISDFDTKVEEGRARSHEPDLPCRFTRFFGVLATAQYSSGQHYWEVDVRDKGVWYLGVTTARSNRKGFVSLSPSAGYWSLSLHDRLYANEEDARVPVADYWSSPRVGVFLDYERGHVAFYDAVTMKRVYSFAAYFDEPVSPFFSPGKNDPGSRLQICHYY; encoded by the exons ATGGCTACCGCTCAGGATACAAAGGGGGAATTACAGAAGGAATTGGTTTGTGCCATTTGCCTGGATTATTTTGACGACCCAGTCATTTTAAAATGCGGTCACAACTTTTGCCGCATGTGCATTTTAATGCACTGGGAAGAAAACGGAGGAGACGACATCGGCTATCAGTGTCCAGAGTGTCGGATG GTGTTTGGCAAAATGAGCTTCACAAAGAACTACCTGGTGAAGAACCTGGTGGACAAACTGAGTGAGTTTGAGTGTCTGAAGACGTGTAGGCCTCCTGCACCGGCCAAACCAGCCAAAACGGATGGTAAATGTGAGAGACACCACGAGGAGCTTAAACTCTACtgccacacagacagaaagccCATCTGTGTGGTGTGCAGAGAGTCGAGAGATCACAG GCTCCATGACGTTGCTCCTGTACCTGAAGTTGTTGAGGACATGAAG GGGGGCCTAAAGCTGAGGCTCATCAAACTAAACTGGCAAAAGTCTATGTGTAGCCGAGTTAAAGCCACAGATGAGCAAGCCAAAGCAGATGTCAAA CTAAAGAAGCAAGCTCtgaaggagaagattgaggatgATGTGGGAGCCCTGGTGCAGTTCCTGCTGGATGAAAAGGACAGATTGTTGGAGAGGCTGGAGGCAGAGGAGGCATCTACTATATCACTGATAGATGAGAATCTGAAACTGGTGGAAAGTGAGGCGGCTAAAGTGGACAAGGCCATCGCTGAAATTCAGAACCAGCTCAGCGAGGTAGCAAAATTTGAG AGCATCAGCAAAGCATATTCAAG CCCAAGTCATGTTAACCTTACAGTACAGGCAGTGAACTGTCCTCCTGATTTTACCGAATTCACTGGACCCTTTCAGCTCATCTTGTGGAAGAAGATGATGCATGTGCTGCATACAA TGCCTCAGAACCTGACGCTGGATCTGGACACAGCACATCCATCTTTGGCCATTAGCGACTTCGATACAAAGGTAGAGGAGGGCCGAGCACGCTCGCACGAACCCGACCTCCCATGTCGCTTCACGCGCTTCTTTGGTGTGTTAGCTACTGCGCAGTACTCCAGTGGCCAACACTACTGGGAGGTAGATGTGAGGGACAAAGGAGTGTGGTACCTGGGTGTGACAACAGCACGGAGCAACCGCAAGGGCTTTGTTAGTCTGTCACCATCAGCTGGATACTGGAGCCTGAGCCTACACGACCGCTTGTACGCCAATGAAGAGGACGCACGCGTGCCTGTGGCTGATTACTGGAGCTCTCCACGTGTTGGTGTCTTCCTTGACTATGAGCGTGGCCATGTGGCTTTTTATGACGCCGTCACCATGAAGCGGGTCTACAGCTTCGCGGCATACTTTGACGAACCTGTCTCACCCTTCTTCAGCCCTGGCAAGAATGACCCGGGCAGCCGTCTGCAGATCTGCCACTATTACTGA